Proteins from one Citrobacter amalonaticus genomic window:
- a CDS encoding ABC transporter permease yields the protein MLSPAFHGDSWLAFWLDGQWRQALIATLTSSLIGSVGALLLCLLVIVGIYPGKAWQRYQRRLPMLLAVPHVAFATGSLFLFAPTGWLARLGLGSLADGDPHAIGLGIILALKESWFLLWIAGALLKRTDLQRQLTIAHTLGYGRWHSAFVILLPQLLPQLAWALLAVTAYSISLVDTAIILGPGNPPTLAVLAWQWLNEPDIQIQAKGTIAVLLLTAILAALSLCGYAFWRLLHYCPLPITGRRYGGTAKRLLSGLAMMMTTIGYLVLLLLLLWSVAGSWFYPRLLPEVWSVVGWSRGDYASLLTTFTLGGVASLCGLIIVVAWLEWGDVRRGQFLWLPLLLPALPLAMGQYEVLLRLGLDGTFSGVVWSHLLWVVPYMLLILEPAYRHLDTRLLVAARSLGLSDWRVLLRVKWPLLSRPLLAAVAIGFSVSVAQYLPTLYAGAGRFATVTTETVALSGSGDPRALAVHALLQLLLPGCVFFMAVSLSRLVGHYRRGLR from the coding sequence ATGTTATCCCCCGCTTTTCACGGCGATAGCTGGTTGGCATTCTGGCTCGACGGGCAATGGCGACAAGCACTGATCGCCACGTTGACTTCATCGCTGATCGGCAGCGTCGGTGCTTTGCTGCTTTGCTTATTGGTGATTGTCGGAATTTACCCGGGAAAAGCGTGGCAACGTTATCAACGTCGTTTGCCGATGCTACTTGCCGTTCCGCATGTCGCTTTTGCTACGGGAAGCCTGTTCCTGTTTGCCCCGACGGGATGGTTGGCACGATTGGGGTTAGGCTCGTTGGCCGATGGGGATCCTCATGCTATTGGTCTGGGTATCATACTGGCGCTGAAAGAGAGCTGGTTTCTGCTATGGATAGCGGGAGCTCTACTTAAACGCACGGATTTACAGCGCCAACTCACCATCGCCCACACTCTGGGGTATGGACGATGGCACAGCGCCTTCGTGATCCTTTTGCCGCAATTGTTACCGCAGCTGGCATGGGCGCTGTTGGCCGTGACGGCATATAGCATTTCCTTAGTGGACACTGCGATTATTCTTGGGCCTGGCAATCCGCCAACCCTGGCTGTGTTGGCATGGCAATGGCTGAACGAGCCTGATATTCAGATTCAGGCTAAAGGGACGATCGCCGTCCTGTTGTTGACTGCGATATTGGCAGCATTATCCTTGTGCGGCTACGCCTTTTGGCGTTTGTTGCACTATTGTCCATTACCCATAACCGGCCGACGGTATGGTGGGACAGCTAAACGACTCTTGAGCGGGTTGGCGATGATGATGACAACCATCGGTTATCTGGTCCTGCTGTTATTGTTGCTTTGGTCAGTGGCTGGTAGTTGGTTTTACCCTCGGTTATTGCCTGAGGTATGGTCAGTGGTAGGTTGGTCACGAGGGGATTACGCGTCGTTACTCACTACGTTTACACTAGGTGGCGTGGCCAGTTTGTGTGGTTTGATTATTGTGGTTGCCTGGCTTGAATGGGGGGATGTGCGACGGGGGCAGTTTCTCTGGTTGCCGCTATTGCTGCCCGCTTTACCCCTGGCGATGGGCCAGTACGAGGTACTATTGAGATTAGGGCTGGACGGAACATTTTCTGGTGTCGTATGGAGTCATTTATTGTGGGTAGTTCCTTATATGTTGCTGATACTGGAGCCGGCGTATCGGCATCTTGACACTCGTTTGCTGGTAGCCGCCCGTTCTTTAGGGTTATCCGATTGGCGTGTGCTCTTAAGGGTAAAGTGGCCCTTACTTTCTCGGCCACTGCTCGCCGCAGTCGCGATCGGTTTTTCTGTCAGCGTTGCCCAATATTTGCCAACGCTCTATGCCGGAGCGGGGAGGTTTGCCACGGTCACGACTGAAACCGTGGCGCTGAGTGGCAGTGGCGATCCGCGGGCACTAGCCGTTCATGCTTTGCTACAGCTGCTTCTGCCAGGCTGCGTCTTTTTTATGGCTGTGTCGCTTAGCCGGCTGGTTGGCCATTATCGACGAGGATTACGCTAA
- a CDS encoding ATP-binding cassette domain-containing protein, producing MLSVRNCTIHGGDNCLLQNQCFDVAPGEILTLMGASGTGKSTLLGWMIGELPPDFFGSGSLWLNGTRRDGLPTEKRRIGILFQDDLLFPHLSVGQNLALALPAQLKGKRSRREYIENCLIDAELGEFYQRDPATLSGGQRARVSVLRSLIAEPEALLLDEPFSRLDEHLRGRFRQFVFSHIQQRGIPALLVTHDEQDIPPDGRVKKLEERADV from the coding sequence ATGTTGTCTGTCAGAAATTGTACTATTCACGGCGGTGATAATTGCTTATTGCAAAACCAATGTTTCGATGTGGCTCCCGGCGAGATATTAACCTTGATGGGCGCGTCGGGTACGGGTAAGTCCACCTTGCTCGGCTGGATGATTGGTGAGTTACCTCCGGATTTTTTCGGTTCAGGAAGCCTCTGGTTAAACGGCACTCGGAGAGATGGATTGCCAACAGAAAAGCGGCGTATTGGTATTTTGTTTCAGGATGACCTGTTATTTCCTCATTTGAGTGTAGGGCAAAATCTGGCATTGGCATTACCGGCTCAGCTGAAAGGTAAAAGGTCGCGCAGAGAATATATTGAGAACTGCCTTATAGATGCTGAACTGGGTGAGTTTTATCAGCGAGATCCCGCGACGTTATCCGGTGGGCAACGCGCCAGGGTGAGCGTTCTGCGGTCTCTGATCGCCGAACCTGAGGCATTGCTGTTAGATGAACCTTTTAGTCGTTTGGATGAGCATTTACGCGGGCGTTTTCGCCAATTTGTTTTCAGTCATATTCAACAGCGTGGCATTCCCGCGTTGCTGGTTACTCATGACGAACAAGATATTCCACCGGATGGACGCGTGAAAAAGCTTGAGGAGAGAGCTGATGTTTGA
- a CDS encoding RNA polymerase sigma factor, translated as MGTKATKSLIESAQRGDIKAMSALLATTQADARRYARRHCHASDVDDAVQESLLIISRKVTALKVAAAFSSWLFTVIRRECQKLQRMMFRHVALDHDIAETLLQERSPDSLRLDLARALRSLPAHYLDVILMRDFEELTIAEISSQLNVSVGAVKSRLHRARELIRESLISTEGY; from the coding sequence ATGGGCACCAAAGCCACGAAAAGTTTGATTGAATCAGCACAGAGAGGCGACATAAAAGCAATGTCTGCGTTGCTTGCCACCACTCAGGCTGATGCCCGTCGCTATGCCCGCCGACACTGCCATGCAAGCGATGTCGACGATGCTGTACAGGAGTCATTGCTGATAATTTCGCGTAAGGTCACTGCCCTTAAAGTCGCAGCTGCCTTTTCCTCGTGGTTGTTTACCGTCATCAGGAGGGAGTGCCAAAAACTTCAGCGAATGATGTTCCGGCATGTCGCTCTGGATCACGATATTGCTGAAACTCTCCTGCAGGAAAGAAGCCCGGACTCACTTCGCCTAGACCTGGCCAGAGCTCTTAGGTCTTTGCCTGCTCATTATCTCGACGTGATTCTCATGCGAGATTTTGAAGAGTTAACTATAGCCGAAATATCTTCCCAACTAAATGTAAGTGTTGGTGCTGTTAAAAGTCGTTTGCATCGGGCACGCGAGCTCATTCGTGAATCCCTGATAAGCACTGAGGGCTATTAG
- a CDS encoding SulP family inorganic anion transporter, producing MLLSSTRKDWLGNVRGDVLAGIVVALALIPEAIAFSIIAGVDPQVGLYSAFCIPLVMAFLGGRPAMISSATGAMALLMITLVKDHGLQYLLAASALTGVLQLAAGYLKLGSLMRYVSRSVVTGFVNALAILIFMAQLPELTNVTWHVYALTAAGLGIIYLFPYLNKTIPSPLICIIVLTAISMWLHLDVRTVGDMGKLPDSLPVFLIPDIPLNLDTLMIILPYSAGLAVVGLLESMMTATIVDDMTDTPSDKNRECKAQGVANICTSFIGGMAGCAMIGQSVINVKSGGRGRLSTLTAGVVLLLMVVFLREWVSKIPMAALVAVMIMVSIGTFSWRSISNLRSHPLSTSVVMLATVVVVVATDNLAFGVLTGVLIASLNFATKVARFMAISSELEDNSRTYTVAGQVFFASSDRFMSYFDFREAVERVVINVTHAHFWDITSVSALDRVVIKFRREGTEVEIKGMNDATRTIVDRFGVHDKPEEVEKLMGGH from the coding sequence ATGTTGCTGTCCTCGACGCGTAAGGACTGGCTGGGTAACGTCCGTGGTGACGTACTGGCCGGTATAGTTGTCGCGCTCGCGCTTATTCCCGAAGCGATCGCCTTTTCAATCATCGCCGGAGTTGACCCGCAGGTTGGGCTCTACTCTGCGTTCTGTATTCCCTTGGTTATGGCCTTCCTTGGTGGCCGCCCGGCAATGATATCGTCCGCTACAGGCGCGATGGCACTGCTAATGATCACACTGGTAAAAGACCACGGCCTGCAGTATCTGCTGGCGGCCTCGGCGCTGACCGGCGTGCTGCAACTGGCGGCCGGCTACCTGAAACTGGGTAGCCTGATGCGCTACGTCTCCCGCTCGGTGGTCACTGGTTTCGTCAACGCGCTGGCCATCCTCATATTTATGGCACAGTTGCCGGAGCTCACCAACGTTACCTGGCACGTCTATGCACTGACCGCTGCGGGCCTGGGCATCATTTATCTCTTCCCGTATCTGAACAAAACCATTCCCTCGCCGCTGATCTGCATCATCGTGCTGACCGCCATTTCCATGTGGCTTCACCTGGACGTGCGTACTGTGGGTGACATGGGCAAGCTGCCGGACAGCCTGCCGGTGTTTCTGATCCCTGATATTCCGCTTAACCTCGACACGCTGATGATTATTCTGCCGTACTCTGCGGGGCTGGCCGTTGTGGGTCTTCTGGAGTCGATGATGACTGCCACCATCGTGGATGACATGACCGACACGCCAAGCGACAAGAACCGCGAATGCAAGGCACAGGGTGTGGCCAACATCTGCACCTCGTTTATTGGTGGCATGGCAGGGTGCGCAATGATTGGCCAGTCAGTTATCAATGTTAAATCGGGTGGACGCGGACGACTTTCAACACTGACCGCCGGCGTAGTTCTGCTTTTGATGGTGGTATTCCTGCGTGAGTGGGTCTCCAAAATACCGATGGCAGCGCTGGTCGCGGTGATGATTATGGTTTCCATCGGTACCTTCTCCTGGCGGTCTATCAGCAACCTGCGCAGCCATCCGCTGTCAACCAGTGTGGTGATGCTGGCAACCGTAGTGGTAGTGGTGGCAACTGATAACCTAGCGTTTGGTGTACTCACCGGCGTGCTGATAGCCTCGCTGAACTTCGCCACTAAAGTAGCCCGCTTTATGGCGATCTCTTCTGAACTGGAGGACAACTCCCGTACCTACACTGTAGCTGGCCAGGTCTTTTTTGCTTCATCCGATCGCTTTATGAGCTACTTCGACTTCCGTGAAGCCGTTGAGCGTGTGGTGATTAACGTGACGCATGCTCATTTCTGGGATATTACCTCCGTGAGTGCGCTGGACAGAGTAGTCATCAAGTTTCGGCGCGAAGGCACGGAAGTGGAGATTAAGGGTATGAATGACGCGACCCGCACCATCGTTGACCGCTTCGGGGTTCATGACAAGCCTGAAGAAGTGGAAAAACTGATGGGCGGCCATTAA
- a CDS encoding ABC transporter substrate-binding protein yields the protein MQKAGWKMWVPILALGMSLQAIADSRWNEIKQQAQGQTVYFNAWGGDTAANNYLRWVATEMKQHYAITVERVPLADTADAVRRIQTEASAGRQQKGSIDLLWVNGENFSTLKQAGLLYGGWAERLPNWRYVNLTLPVREDFSVPTEGAESPWGSAQLTFIADRRQLSQPVSDPQALLTLAREQPGRLSYPRPPDFTGMAFLEQLLLSLSPTPQLLKQPPDVKTFALVTAPLWHYLDQLHPSLWRQGKDFPASAARMDRMLADGVLKISLTFNPAHAASLIANGQLPDSAYTFGFSKGMVGNVHFVAIPVNANAKAGAQVLANFLLSPRAQIRKADPRYWGDPSVLDSDKLPPELRRTMHDISPSAGMVVPVLSEPNAGWSAALEAEWLRRYGVH from the coding sequence TTGCAAAAGGCAGGATGGAAAATGTGGGTGCCTATACTGGCGCTTGGTATGTCGTTACAGGCGATAGCGGATAGCCGTTGGAATGAAATAAAACAGCAGGCGCAAGGACAGACCGTCTATTTTAACGCCTGGGGGGGTGATACTGCAGCCAATAACTATCTGCGCTGGGTTGCGACAGAAATGAAACAACACTATGCCATCACAGTAGAACGGGTACCGCTGGCTGATACGGCAGATGCCGTGCGTCGTATCCAAACCGAGGCATCTGCTGGACGGCAGCAAAAAGGCTCGATAGATCTACTGTGGGTTAATGGAGAAAATTTTAGCACACTAAAGCAGGCCGGGTTGCTTTACGGCGGTTGGGCAGAGCGTCTCCCCAACTGGCGCTATGTCAATTTGACTCTGCCGGTTCGTGAGGATTTTTCCGTTCCGACAGAAGGGGCTGAGTCTCCCTGGGGAAGCGCACAATTGACATTCATTGCCGATCGGCGGCAGTTATCACAACCCGTCAGCGATCCACAGGCATTACTGACTCTTGCCCGAGAGCAGCCAGGCCGACTGAGTTATCCACGGCCACCGGACTTCACCGGTATGGCCTTTTTGGAACAACTGTTGTTGTCACTCAGCCCGACACCGCAGTTATTAAAACAACCTCCCGATGTTAAAACATTTGCCTTAGTCACTGCCCCGCTATGGCATTATCTCGATCAACTGCATCCCTCGTTGTGGCGGCAAGGTAAAGATTTTCCCGCATCGGCAGCACGTATGGATCGTATGCTGGCCGATGGCGTGTTAAAAATTTCTCTTACGTTTAATCCTGCCCACGCCGCCAGCCTGATTGCCAACGGGCAATTACCTGATTCGGCCTACACCTTTGGTTTCAGTAAAGGGATGGTGGGGAATGTCCATTTTGTCGCCATTCCAGTTAATGCCAATGCCAAAGCGGGCGCTCAGGTATTGGCCAACTTCCTGCTGTCGCCTCGTGCGCAGATCCGCAAAGCCGATCCGCGTTACTGGGGCGATCCTAGTGTGTTGGATAGCGATAAACTACCGCCAGAATTACGGCGGACAATGCACGATATCTCTCCCTCGGCAGGGATGGTTGTCCCCGTGTTGAGTGAGCCGAATGCGGGGTGGTCCGCCGCTCTTGAGGCGGAATGGCTGAGGCGTTACGGCGTACATTGA
- a CDS encoding MFS transporter, with amino-acid sequence MDALHRVLLSAPRRSGTDGTTALTATARQFPLDAGKALGAIALGLSLAQAVFPVIALQISALTGWRVAWGINAGMLVAGVGVALMFLPSGKDKPLRTFRKRG; translated from the coding sequence GTGGATGCTCTGCATCGGGTTTTACTTTCTGCGCCTCGGCGGTCAGGGACTGATGGTACAACCGCACTGACCGCAACGGCGCGTCAGTTCCCCCTTGATGCAGGCAAGGCCCTCGGCGCCATTGCGCTGGGACTCTCGCTGGCGCAGGCCGTTTTTCCCGTGATTGCGCTGCAGATAAGCGCGCTGACGGGATGGAGGGTTGCCTGGGGCATCAATGCCGGTATGCTTGTTGCTGGCGTGGGGGTAGCGTTGATGTTTTTGCCCAGCGGCAAAGATAAGCCGCTGCGCACGTTCAGAAAACGGGGGTGA
- a CDS encoding carboxymuconolactone decarboxylase family protein: protein MKDFTLHTPENAPGKSKVLLENIKKRAGFVPSLYAVMAESPELVEAYLKLHELFLHTSFNNDEKTVVWQAINVEHNCHYCVPAHTAIAHSMKVSDDIINALRDETPLQDSRLEVLRSFTLAVIRKRGEVTENDVETFLAAGFTRKNILEVILCAAQKTISNYTNHIADTPLDAPFSKYEWKKK from the coding sequence ATGAAAGATTTTACTTTACACACGCCGGAAAATGCACCGGGAAAGAGCAAGGTGTTACTTGAGAACATAAAGAAACGTGCAGGCTTCGTACCCTCGCTCTACGCGGTAATGGCCGAGTCGCCGGAGTTGGTGGAAGCTTATCTTAAGCTCCATGAATTGTTTCTCCATACCAGTTTCAATAATGACGAGAAAACCGTGGTGTGGCAGGCAATTAATGTAGAGCACAACTGCCATTATTGTGTGCCTGCTCATACGGCAATTGCACATTCAATGAAAGTCAGTGATGACATCATAAATGCATTGCGGGATGAAACACCGCTTCAGGATAGCCGCCTTGAAGTCCTGAGGTCGTTCACTCTTGCGGTAATACGCAAGCGCGGTGAGGTCACTGAGAATGATGTGGAAACCTTCCTTGCAGCAGGGTTCACCCGTAAAAATATTCTTGAGGTCATTCTGTGCGCCGCTCAGAAGACAATTAGCAATTACACAAACCATATTGCTGACACACCACTAGATGCACCTTTCAGTAAGTATGAATGGAAGAAGAAATAA
- a CDS encoding CDP-alcohol phosphatidyltransferase family protein — translation MFDRYLLKKSSNIREVCAVTLQRRGVKADWISWFGFGIGMMAVPLLIAHAYYWALLCIVFNRMADLLDGAVARLDGPTDRGAFLDITLDFLFYSAIPLGFALAIPANNALPAAILIYSFIGTGCSFLAFAVIAAKRGMESTAYPSKGFYYLGGLTEGSETVLVLLLMCLFPGWFPLIAYGFSALCCITVVTRVVAGVSLFKNNYGKVKQTGAGI, via the coding sequence ATGTTTGACCGTTATTTGCTTAAAAAAAGCAGTAACATTCGTGAAGTGTGCGCAGTCACATTGCAACGCCGTGGTGTAAAGGCTGATTGGATCAGTTGGTTTGGCTTTGGCATCGGGATGATGGCGGTGCCATTGCTTATTGCTCATGCTTATTACTGGGCGCTGCTGTGTATTGTGTTCAACCGTATGGCCGACTTGCTGGATGGTGCTGTAGCCCGGTTGGATGGCCCAACGGATCGCGGTGCATTTCTGGATATTACTTTAGACTTTCTGTTTTACTCCGCCATTCCACTCGGGTTTGCTTTGGCAATACCGGCAAATAACGCCTTGCCTGCGGCCATTTTGATTTACAGCTTTATTGGGACCGGGTGCAGCTTTCTTGCCTTTGCCGTTATCGCCGCCAAGCGGGGGATGGAGAGTACCGCGTATCCAAGCAAAGGGTTCTACTATTTAGGCGGCCTGACTGAAGGGAGCGAAACGGTCTTGGTGCTACTGTTAATGTGTCTGTTTCCTGGCTGGTTTCCGCTGATAGCGTATGGTTTTTCAGCGCTTTGTTGCATCACTGTAGTGACTCGGGTTGTCGCTGGTGTTTCATTGTTTAAGAACAACTACGGAAAGGTCAAACAGACCGGCGCTGGCATCTGA
- a CDS encoding FAD-dependent oxidoreductase — MKTFGTLLIGAGHAHLEVLRHWVDVGAPFGDVALLSPSPDAWYSGMLPGLLAGRYQSEQCRIPLSPLCLAAGVTLMQGKMIALDAQTGRVSLEDGRLLQGECVSLNTGAALRSPHNLSSVMDVLPVKPFADFLIRLAHWQRHPGSLAIIGGGAAGVELALAMSNQTPSLTLFCSDMLLGSHAPGVRQRAHYHLKRAGVQVQEHCPIDAIQGNGLLSGQQIVWEGNRVLLASGPAPASWWQSSGLSCDDRGFIQITTTLQSASHPHVFATGDCATLPDTPKSGVYAVRQGAVLEENLRRAARQESLRPFRPQSRAVALLADGQGGAIMSWAGLSAEGKWAGVWKDILDRRFIQRHSL, encoded by the coding sequence ATGAAAACCTTTGGGACGCTGCTGATTGGTGCCGGTCATGCTCATTTGGAGGTATTACGCCACTGGGTTGACGTGGGCGCGCCGTTCGGCGATGTTGCTTTACTGTCACCTTCGCCCGATGCCTGGTATTCAGGCATGCTCCCGGGATTACTTGCTGGACGCTATCAGTCCGAACAGTGTCGTATTCCATTAAGCCCTCTTTGTCTCGCAGCAGGAGTGACGTTGATGCAGGGGAAGATGATAGCACTGGATGCGCAGACTGGCCGCGTTAGTTTGGAAGATGGACGTTTACTACAGGGGGAATGTGTGTCCTTGAATACCGGCGCGGCATTGCGTTCTCCGCACAATCTTTCATCCGTAATGGACGTATTGCCGGTGAAACCCTTTGCCGACTTTTTGATTCGCCTTGCACACTGGCAGCGGCATCCGGGATCCCTGGCAATAATTGGCGGGGGCGCCGCGGGTGTGGAGCTGGCACTGGCTATGTCGAATCAGACGCCGTCACTGACTCTGTTCTGTTCAGATATGCTGTTAGGCTCGCATGCTCCCGGGGTACGCCAACGTGCGCACTACCACCTGAAACGGGCGGGAGTGCAAGTGCAGGAACATTGCCCAATAGATGCAATCCAGGGAAACGGTCTGTTGAGTGGACAACAAATTGTTTGGGAGGGTAATCGGGTACTCTTGGCCAGCGGGCCTGCGCCCGCATCCTGGTGGCAATCTTCCGGATTATCCTGTGATGATCGTGGATTCATTCAAATCACTACCACGCTACAAAGTGCATCGCATCCACATGTTTTTGCAACGGGTGATTGCGCAACGCTCCCCGATACGCCTAAAAGTGGCGTATATGCGGTGCGACAAGGGGCAGTCTTGGAGGAAAATTTGCGCCGCGCAGCACGGCAGGAATCATTGAGGCCCTTCAGGCCACAATCTAGAGCAGTGGCACTGCTGGCCGATGGTCAAGGCGGCGCCATAATGAGTTGGGCTGGTTTAAGCGCAGAAGGGAAATGGGCCGGGGTATGGAAAGATATTCTCGACCGGCGATTCATCCAACGGCACAGTCTATGA
- a CDS encoding TetR/AcrR family transcriptional regulator, with product MARPTLHDKSETLGRAIHVFWRKGFSNTSIKDLEMALDMRPGSIYASFDSKAGLFTQALSVYATHQADKTRSVIQAQQNPLDGLLTLLCCFAQEKPDGQPSYACFLVKSLLEMENDEGEMKNLIRQHLLTMESIFSDAFSDAISMGYVADPDRPEHAPSRLARMLQTKIIGIRIMSLQLAQNDLLRELTDDCAQFIEELKKSPDTEILVNDGL from the coding sequence ATGGCAAGACCAACATTACATGACAAGTCGGAAACGTTAGGCAGGGCAATTCATGTGTTCTGGCGTAAAGGTTTCAGCAACACATCAATAAAAGACCTTGAGATGGCACTGGATATGCGTCCTGGAAGTATTTATGCCTCTTTCGACAGCAAAGCAGGTTTGTTTACGCAAGCTCTGTCAGTCTATGCGACACACCAGGCAGATAAAACCAGGTCTGTTATTCAGGCGCAGCAGAACCCGCTGGACGGCCTTCTGACGCTACTCTGCTGCTTTGCACAGGAAAAACCAGACGGCCAGCCCTCTTACGCCTGTTTTTTGGTGAAAAGCCTACTCGAAATGGAGAACGACGAGGGTGAAATGAAAAACTTAATAAGACAGCATTTGCTGACAATGGAGAGTATTTTCAGTGATGCTTTTAGCGATGCGATTTCGATGGGATATGTCGCGGATCCTGACAGGCCAGAGCATGCTCCGTCGCGCCTGGCTCGCATGCTGCAAACCAAAATTATCGGTATCAGAATAATGTCCCTACAACTTGCACAAAATGATCTGCTACGAGAACTGACAGATGACTGCGCCCAGTTTATAGAAGAACTTAAAAAGAGTCCGGATACTGAGATACTTGTAAATGATGGCCTTTAG
- a CDS encoding universal stress protein — MNNTVIACVDGSPSTRPVCEYAAWAAAKLGTPLALLHVLEKSETPAVFDLTGAIGIDSQERLTEELVRVEGERSRLLMAQGKAVLRDCAERLKQAGQTDVQLLQKHGALDDILAELGEVRLMVLGRRGTQNQVGSHLESVIRLQKKPVLIVPETFMPPARVMFAYDGSSESRKNLSRLTISPLLSGLTCYIVMVNGDTLALQDAQAVLQEAGITTEARLLEDESVTGALCRYADANDIDLMVIGAYGHSRLRRFFIGSHTTEMLSESHQPLLMLR; from the coding sequence ATGAATAACACCGTTATTGCCTGCGTCGACGGCTCGCCGTCAACCCGTCCGGTCTGTGAGTATGCCGCCTGGGCGGCCGCTAAGCTTGGTACGCCGCTGGCACTGCTGCACGTACTGGAGAAGAGTGAGACTCCCGCCGTGTTTGACCTGACCGGGGCCATTGGTATTGACAGCCAGGAGCGTCTGACTGAAGAACTGGTCCGCGTCGAGGGTGAGCGCAGCCGGCTGCTGATGGCGCAGGGCAAAGCCGTGCTGCGCGACTGCGCGGAGCGGCTGAAGCAGGCCGGACAAACGGACGTACAGCTGCTGCAAAAGCACGGCGCACTGGACGATATTCTGGCTGAGCTGGGGGAAGTCCGCCTGATGGTGCTGGGTCGCCGGGGTACGCAAAATCAGGTGGGGAGCCATCTGGAGAGCGTCATTCGCCTGCAGAAAAAACCGGTGCTGATTGTGCCGGAGACGTTCATGCCGCCGGCACGGGTGATGTTTGCGTATGACGGCAGCAGTGAGAGCCGTAAAAACCTGTCGCGTCTGACGATCAGCCCATTACTAAGCGGCCTTACCTGTTATATTGTGATGGTCAACGGTGACACTTTAGCCCTGCAGGATGCGCAGGCTGTTCTTCAGGAAGCTGGTATCACAACGGAGGCCCGCCTGCTGGAAGACGAGTCCGTGACCGGCGCCCTGTGCCGCTACGCGGACGCTAATGATATCGACCTCATGGTAATTGGGGCCTATGGGCATTCCCGGTTACGGCGGTTCTTTATTGGCAGCCACACCACAGAAATGCTGTCAGAAAGCCATCAGCCCCTGCTGATGCTGCGATGA
- a CDS encoding haloacid dehalogenase type II, with amino-acid sequence MTDDSDTPETKGILFFDVNETLLDTASLKEYAGKRLANRQDLTDVWFTSLLHYSLVETVTGSWHRFGDIAEAVLEMTAERYGISLAESDEPLSAVLASLPAHPDVARGLSALSQQGFTLVALTNSSAELAESQLRSACIDGYFSKTLSVEELCKYKPDLSVYNWAVHLMGRPASECMLIAAHGWDVGGAKLAGMKTAFIARKGQTLYPLAPKPDFVARDIFALSQIINSLTGENI; translated from the coding sequence ATGACAGACGATAGTGACACGCCAGAAACGAAAGGAATTCTCTTTTTTGATGTGAATGAAACCCTTCTGGATACTGCTTCGCTCAAAGAGTATGCAGGAAAGAGGCTTGCCAACAGGCAGGACCTTACCGACGTCTGGTTCACCTCTTTGTTACACTATTCACTTGTTGAAACCGTTACCGGTTCCTGGCACCGCTTTGGCGATATTGCAGAGGCTGTGCTTGAGATGACTGCCGAGCGGTACGGCATATCTTTAGCTGAATCTGACGAGCCACTTTCGGCAGTGCTTGCTTCATTACCTGCACATCCTGATGTAGCCAGGGGATTATCAGCACTGAGCCAACAGGGCTTTACACTGGTCGCCCTGACCAACTCATCTGCTGAACTCGCTGAGAGCCAACTCCGTTCAGCCTGCATCGATGGCTATTTCAGTAAGACCCTCAGTGTTGAAGAGTTGTGTAAATACAAACCCGACCTGAGCGTTTACAACTGGGCAGTCCATTTGATGGGAAGACCGGCCTCAGAATGTATGCTGATTGCAGCACATGGCTGGGATGTAGGAGGAGCAAAACTTGCGGGGATGAAAACCGCATTTATAGCCAGAAAAGGGCAAACTCTCTATCCCCTTGCACCCAAACCAGACTTTGTTGCCAGAGATATTTTCGCCCTTTCGCAAATCATTAATTCGTTAACTGGAGAGAATATATGA